In Quercus robur chromosome 11, dhQueRobu3.1, whole genome shotgun sequence, the following proteins share a genomic window:
- the LOC126704787 gene encoding zinc finger BED domain-containing protein RICESLEEPER 2-like: MAGGLKVIDDSMIKIRETMEYLKGSKSRMCRFDECTKIVDIKRTKGLCLDVCTRWNATYDMIDSTTRFHSVSNHLAEEDANFKHCPSRDEWNRVERITRFLKPFNDITTLFSRTDYPITNLYFQEVSQIELLLLEEMESQDSFISNMAEHMKCKFDKYWDCYIVVLVCAIVLDPRYKLDYVDFTFKKIEPIEHITEMKVESVQTILYKFFSEYECPKPVATTNVPSCVGSSSHTSGAVDDPDDDEDMEDDEFEHYESGRGAKTKKSQLDLYLEEPRLNKDADEIGQLELRFASMNICSAESATSVE, from the exons ATGGCTGGAG GATTGAAAGTAATAGATGACTCGATGATTAAGATCCGAGAAACTATGGAATATCTTAAAGGATCAAAGAGTAGAATGTGCAGATTTGATGAATGTACTAAGATAGTTGATATAAAGAGAACAAAGGGTTTATGTTTAGATGTGTGTACAAGATGGAATGCAACATATGACATGATTGACAGTACTACGAGATTTCATTCTGTGTCGAACCATTTAGCAGAGGAAGATGCTAATTTCAAGCATTGTCCATCAAGGGATGAATGGAATAGAGTTGAAAGGATAACtcggtttttaaaacctttCAATGACATCACAACTCTATTTTCTAGAACTGATTACCCTATAACAAATCTATATTTTCAAGAAGTGTCTCAAATTGAATTGCTCTTACTTGAAGAAATGGAGAGCCAAGATTCATTTATCAGTAATATGGCAGAACATATGAAATGTAAATTTGACAAATATTGGGATTGTTATATTGTGGTGCTAGTTTGTGCCATTGTTCTTGATCCAAGGTATAAGTTGGATTATGTggactttactttcaagaaaatAGAACCAATTGAACACATTACTGAAATGAAGGTGGAGAGCGTTCAAACTAtattgtataagtttttttcaGAATATGAATGCCCCAAGCCTGTGGCCACTACAAATGTTCCATCTTGTGTTGGGAGTTCTAGTCATACTAGCGGTGCTGTGGATGATCCcgatgatgatgaagatatgGAAGATGAT gaATTTGAGCATTATGAAAGTGGACGTGgtgccaaaacaaaaaaatctcagtTGGACTTGTATTTAGAAGAACCTAGACTTA ATAAAGATGCTGACGAAATTGGCCAACTTGAGCTACGATTTGCAAGTATGAATATTTGTAGTGCTGAATCTGCTACTAGCGTAGAGTAG